In Aedes albopictus strain Foshan chromosome 3, AalbF5, whole genome shotgun sequence, the following are encoded in one genomic region:
- the LOC134291662 gene encoding uncharacterized protein K02A2.6-like, whose translation MADLQQAILQMAELLQKLAQPTPSNPEQTLEALATNISEFSFDPENGITFDKWYSRYVDLFDSDAKNLEDAAKVRLLLRKLDTPSHTRYVNYILPKLPKHVNFADTVEILKKIFGAQTSTFNKRFHCLQLVKSEAEDIISYGGKVNRACEDFDFKNMKIDQFKCLVFVCGLKGHSYTDIRARLLSRIEGETPENPVTLQNLIDDYQRLINLKADTSIIEHQSSSKSSVHAVQVKKGNSRQQQSSKPEGKVPRTPCWQCGQMHYVRDCPFSDHQCKQCNRVGHKEGYCGCLSKPKSVPAKEKQPMNKSKKFRQAKTRGVYIVNHIAQHSSKRKYVPTFINGVATKLQLDTASDITVISQQTWNYLGKPAIKKPTIEAMNASGKPLQLLGEFQCEVSINGKTAEGRCFVTTAANLNLLGIDWIELFQLWSVPIDSVCNQVRTKTIDQQIREFQVKHKDVFDDSLGHCKKMKVKLFLKPDAKPVFCPKRPVPFNTVALVDAELTRLQTLGIIEPVDFSEWAAPIVAVRKPNGRVRICADYSTGLNEALEANHYPLPTPEEIFAQLNGSTVFSIIDLSDAYLQLEVDDDSKKLLTINTHRGLFRFNRLAPGVKSAPGAFQRLVDGMIADIPGVRTFIDDAIVFSKDMKSHAESLNLLFKRLKEYGFHVKPEKCRFFQTQLGYLGHVVDSQGIRPDPEKVKTIAAIPPPTNVPELRSYLGAINFYGRFVRNLHELRHPMDQLLKKESKWQWTPQCQDAFDKFKKTLQSNLLLTHYDPKLPIIVAADASNTGIGAVIFHQFPDGKMKAIQHASRTLAPAERNYGQPEKEALALIYAVTKFHKYLLGRHFTLLTDHKPLLSIFGSKKGIPLHTANRLQRWALTMLNYDFEIQYVSTNDFGCADLLSRLINRTNQPEEEYVIAAVNLEEDLSSILSDAAEKVPVSFAALRKATSTNTTLQTVSKHIREGWPNCSKDLPIAVQPYYHRRESLTIVDGCIMFGDRVVVPDEFRRRILKQFHRGHPGIVRMKSIARSFVYWPGVDQEIEDYVKRCTPCATAGKAPTKTTLESWPVPSRPWSRIHIDYAGPVDGVYFLVIADPYSKWPEVHVTKSTTSRATIKLLNQTFATFGVPEVLVSDNGTQFSSHEFQTFCTSQGIHHIRIAPYHPQSNGLAERFVDTLKRSLRKIRSGGETLEEALCTFLQVYRSTPTNDLEGRSPAEIMFGRPIRTIQSMLRPSERGTASRDRKKQNDAFNKKHGAVQRNFQHGDSVYAKVHSTNSWRWESATVIEKIGNVNYNVFLNDQQRLIRGPTPINSRVVFQTRAQRSNHLHFPYSSMDSD comes from the coding sequence ATGGCAGACCTTCAGCAAGCAATACTCCAGATGGCGGAACTCCTACAGAAGCTGGCGCAACCAACACCCAGTAACCCGGAGCAAACCCTAGAAGCCTTGGCTACGAACATCAGTGAGTTTTCTTTCGATCCGGAAAATGGAATTACTTTTGACAAGTGGTACAGCCGGTACGTGGACCTCTTTGATTCGGATGCCAAGAATCTGGAAGATGCCGCCAAGGTACGATTGCTGCTAAGGAAGTTGGATACACCCTCGCACACCCGATACGTCAACTACATTCTGCCGAAGCTTCCCAAGCATGTCAATTTTGCGGACACCGTcgaaatcctcaagaaaatttTTGGAGCTCAAACCTCAACATTCAACAAGCGTTTCCACTGCCTGCAGCTTGTCAAGTCAGAAGCCGAAGACATTATCAGCTACGGAGGCAAGGTGAATCGTGCATGTGAGGATTTCGATTTCAAGAACATGAAAATTGACCAATTCAAGTGTTTggtgtttgtctgtggtctgaAAGGTCATAGCTACACCGACATCCGAGCCAGGCTACTTTCCCGGATCGAAGGCGAGACACCAGAAAATCCCGTTACTCTCCAGAACCTCATTGACGACTATCAACGGCTCATCAATTTGAAGGCGGACACATCCATCATCGAGCATCAATCAAGTTCGAAATCATCAGTGCACGCCGTCCAGGTGAAGAAGGGAAATTCACGTCAACAGCAGTCTTCGAAGCCGGAAGGTAAAGTTCCTCGTACACCTTGCTGGCAATGCGGCCAAATGCACTATGTTCGGGATTGTCCTTTCTCGGATCATCAGTGCAAACAGTGCAATCGTGTTGGCCACAAGGAAGGCTACTGTGGCTGCCTGTCCAAGCCGAAGTCAGTTCCAGCCAAGGAGAAACAACCAATGAACAAGTCCAAGAAATTCCGTCAAGCGAAAACCCGTGGCGTTTACATAGTGAATCACATCGCTCAACACTCCAGCAAACGGAAGTACGTGCCCACATTCATCAACGGCGTGGCAACCAAGCTACAACTGGATACAGCAAGCGACATCACAGTGATCTCACAGCAAACATGGAACTACCTCGGAAAACCAGCGATCAAGAAACCAACGATTGAAGCGATGAATGCGTCCGGAAAACCGCTCCAATTGCTAGGAGAATTCCAGTGCGAAGTCAGTATCAACGGTAAGACTGCTGAAGGAAGATGTTTCGTCACAACGGCTGCAAACCTCAACCTGCTGGGCATTGACTGGATCGAGCTGTTCCAGCTGTGGTCGGTTCCCATCGATTCGGTCTGCAATCAAGTCAGGACGAAGACGATCGATCAGCAAATCCGTGAATTCCAAGTGAAGCACAAGGACGTTTTCGACGATTCTCTGGGGCATTGCAAGAAAATGAAGGTGAAGCTTTTCCTGAAGCCGGATGCTAAGCCTGTTTTCTGCCCCAAGCGGCCAGTTCCTTTCAATACCGTTGCATTGGTCGATGCCGAACTCACAAGATTGCAAACGTTGGGCATCATTGAACCCGTCGACTTTTCCGAGTGGGCTGCTCCTATTGTGGCAGTACGCAAACCAAACGGCCGAGTTCGCATCTGCGCGGACTACTCAACGGGACTCAACGAAGCACTCGAGGCCAATCACTACCCGCTTCCGACGCCGGAGGAAATATTCGCGCAGCTCAACGGCAGTACCGTCTTCAGCATAATTGATCTTTCCGACGCGTACCTGCAGCTTGAAGTAGATGACGACTCCAAGAAGCTCCTCACCATCAATACCCATCGTGGACTGTTCCGGTTCAACCGCCTCGCTCCAGGGGTAAAATCAGCACCGGGGGCATTCCAACGCCTGGTGGACGGAATGATTGCGGATATTCCTGGTGTACGAACATTCATCGACGACGCTATCGTATTCAGCAAGGACATGAAGTCACACGCAGAATCACTCAATCTGCTCTTCAAGCGCCTCAAGGAGTACGGTTTCCACGTTAAACCTGAGAAGTGCCGATTTTTCCAAACTCAACTCGGTTACTTGGGACACGTAGTGGACAGTCAGGGCATCCGCCCTGATCCGGAGAAAGTGAAGACCATTGCAGCCATTCCACCTCCAACCAACGTTCCGGAACTACGGTCCTATCTTGGAGCTATCAACTTCTACGGACGATTCGTGCGCAACCTACACGAATTGCGCCACCCGATGGATCAGCTGTTGAAGAAGGAATCAAAATGGCAATGGACTCCACAATGCCAGGACGCTTTTGACAAGTTCAAGAAAACACTTCAATCAAACTTGCTCTTGACACACTACGATCCAAAACTACCGATCATCGTAGCAGCTGATGCATCAAACACAGGGATCGGCGCGGTTATCTTTCACCAGTTTCCAGATGGCAAAATGAAGGCAATACAGCACGCTTCAAGAACGCTCGCACCTGCGGAACGGAACTATGGACAACCGGAGAAGGAGGCACTGGCGTTAATATATGCGGTAACGAAGTTCCATAAATACTTGCTCGGTCGGCATTTCACACTACTGACGGACCACAAACCACTGCTGTCCATCTTCGGTTCCAAGAAAGGTATTCCGCTACACACTGCAAATCGACTACAACGATGGGCACTTACAATGCTGAACTACGATTTCGAGATTCAATATGTATCAACAAACGATTTCGGATGTGCAGATTTGCTATCACGGCTCATCAACCGAACCAATCAGCCAGAGGAAGAATACGTAATCGCAGCGGTCAACCTTGAGGAAGATCTTTCAAGCATTCTCTCCGACGCAGCAGAAAAGGTTCCGGTTTCGTTTGCAGCACTGCGGAAGGCTACATCAACAAACACCACACTCCAAACCGTTTCTAAACACATCCGTGAAGGTTGGCCAAACTGTTCCAAGGATCTCCCCATTGCAGTTCAACCGTACTATCACAGACGCGAGTCACTCACCATTGTCGACGGATGCATAATGTTTGGCGACAGAGTTGTCGTTCCTGACGAATTTCGACGAAggatcctgaagcaatttcatcGAGGTCATCCGGGAATAGTTCGCATGAAGTCCATAGCAAGGAGTTTTGTATACTGGCCCGGAGTCGATCAAGAAATTGAGGACTACGTCAAGCGCTGTACACCGTGTGCAACGGCAGGAAAGGCTCCTACAAAGACAACATTGGAATCCTGGCCTGTACCTTCAAGACCCTGGTCGAGGATTCACATCGATTACGCTGGTCCAGTGGATGGAGTCTATTTCCTCGTGATAGCAGATCCCTACTCCAAATGGCCAGAAGTTCATGTAACCAAGTCAACGACATCAAGAGCAACAATCAAATTACTGAATCAAACCTTCGCTACATTCGGTGTTCCAGAGGTACTCGTGTCAGACAACGGAACCCAATTTTCAAGTcacgaatttcaaactttctgcaCCAGTCAAGGAATCCATCACATTCGCATCGCTCCATATCACCCGCAATCAAATGGACTAGCTGAAAGATTCGTGGATACTTTGAAGAGAAGCCTCCGCAAGATTCGCTCAGGGGGAGAAACACTAGAAGAAGCACTGTGCACTTTCTTGCAAGTATATCGCTCAACGCCCACCAATGACCTGGAAGGTAGATCTCCGGCGGAAATCATGTTCGGCAGACCTATTCGTACCATACAATCCATGCTCAGACCGAGTGAACGTGGAACCGCATCCAGGGACAGGAAAAAGCAAAACGACGCCTTCAATAAGAAGCACGGTGcagtccagaggaatttccagcatGGCGATTCCGTGTATGCCAAGGTTCattcaacgaattcctggagatgggAATCAGCAACCGTAATTGAGAAAATCGGGAACGTTAACTACAATGTGTTCCTGAACGATCAACAACGTTTAATACGCGGTCCCACACCAATCAACTCAAGAGTCGTGTTCCAGACAAGAGCCCAAAGAAGCAACCATCTGCACTTTCCATATTCTTCGATGGATTCGGATTAA